From a single Nocardioides sp. dk884 genomic region:
- a CDS encoding class I SAM-dependent methyltransferase, whose amino-acid sequence MIESAMRAVLGAGGWTGRTVLDVGCGTGFHLPRFAADAAAVIGVEPHPDLVALARRRTRRFPTVAVHQGTAQALPVPDASVDVVHARWAYFFGPGSEPGLRELDRVVRRGGTAFVIDNDATRSTFGAWFRRGFPEVDPEAVERFWSTRGWARTPLDIRWSFSSRADLEAVVRIELPPAAAEQALAEHTGTEVDYAVNLWSRSF is encoded by the coding sequence GTGATCGAGTCCGCCATGCGCGCCGTCCTCGGCGCCGGCGGCTGGACCGGGCGCACGGTCCTCGACGTGGGCTGCGGGACCGGCTTCCACCTGCCCCGGTTCGCCGCCGACGCCGCCGCCGTGATCGGCGTCGAGCCGCACCCCGACCTGGTGGCGCTGGCGCGCCGCCGCACCCGGCGCTTCCCCACGGTCGCCGTGCACCAGGGCACCGCCCAGGCGCTGCCGGTGCCGGACGCCTCCGTCGACGTGGTCCACGCCCGCTGGGCCTACTTCTTCGGCCCCGGCAGCGAGCCCGGGCTGCGCGAGCTGGACCGGGTCGTACGCCGCGGCGGCACGGCGTTCGTGATCGACAACGACGCGACCCGCTCGACCTTCGGCGCCTGGTTCCGCCGCGGCTTCCCCGAGGTGGACCCGGAGGCCGTCGAGCGGTTCTGGTCGACACGCGGCTGGGCCCGCACCCCGCTGGACATCCGCTGGTCGTTCTCCTCACGCGCCGACCTCGAGGCCGTCGTACGCATCGAGCTGCCGCCGGCCGCCGCCGAGCAGGCCCTCGCCGAGCACACCGGCACCGAGGTCGACTACGCGGTCAACCTCTGGTCGCGGTCGTTCTGA
- a CDS encoding PucR family transcriptional regulator, whose translation MLPTLREVLALPSFRAAAPEVLGGPLLDPDAVTVRWVHSSEVYEIAGLLAGGEVLLTTGLGLHGRTAAQLTAYVDQLADAGCAALALEIGRSFFEVPAPIVRAAQRRGLPLVALHTVVPFVRMIEDFHDLAVRRRPDAPRLGERVWQEVLAPVVHGQGMRALLDAAARLAGCGVELVDVDGTLVERSRVAVPEWAGECVSADVRGLGGPAGQVVLRGRASARRGAVLQRLAVAVALELGRHPGGEQRPSLAQAVVTDLAAGTIASAAELRDRLAAVGWLPTPGRHLLVAALDVDPRVPAHELVAPLRDALTGELGPVVVGAAGSQVVALCQGWSRPLPQRVRAALTAAYDALGPTAGGARALAVATPVADLADVGAAVAQAREVVQVARRVGTRAGVVLARDLGVPRLLAAGSDPAATAAFVAEQLGPLLEYDIAATADLMRTLDAFVAHSASKSRTAAALGIRRQSLYARLERIERLLGVSLDDATQLTCLAVALTAWRMRTGLDPQTAFG comes from the coding sequence GTGCTGCCGACCCTGCGCGAGGTGCTCGCGCTCCCCTCGTTCCGTGCCGCCGCCCCCGAGGTGCTGGGCGGACCGCTCCTCGACCCGGACGCGGTCACCGTGCGCTGGGTGCATTCCTCGGAGGTCTACGAGATCGCCGGGCTGCTCGCCGGCGGGGAGGTGCTGCTGACCACCGGCCTCGGGCTGCACGGGCGCACCGCCGCGCAGCTCACGGCGTACGTCGACCAGCTCGCGGACGCCGGTTGCGCCGCGCTGGCCCTGGAGATCGGCCGCTCGTTCTTCGAGGTGCCGGCACCGATCGTGCGGGCCGCCCAGCGGCGCGGGCTTCCGCTCGTCGCCCTGCACACCGTGGTGCCGTTCGTGCGGATGATCGAGGACTTCCACGACCTCGCCGTACGCCGCCGCCCGGACGCGCCGCGCCTCGGTGAGCGGGTCTGGCAGGAGGTGCTCGCGCCGGTCGTGCACGGGCAGGGGATGCGCGCGCTGCTCGACGCCGCCGCCCGCCTCGCCGGGTGCGGCGTCGAGCTCGTCGACGTCGACGGCACGCTCGTGGAGCGCAGCCGGGTGGCGGTCCCGGAGTGGGCGGGCGAGTGCGTGAGCGCGGACGTGCGGGGGCTCGGCGGTCCGGCCGGCCAGGTCGTGCTCCGCGGCCGCGCCAGCGCGCGGCGCGGCGCGGTGCTCCAGCGGCTCGCGGTCGCGGTGGCCCTCGAGCTCGGCCGGCACCCGGGTGGGGAGCAGCGGCCTTCCCTCGCCCAGGCGGTCGTCACCGACCTGGCCGCCGGCACCATCGCCTCCGCCGCCGAGCTGCGCGACCGGCTGGCGGCCGTGGGCTGGCTCCCGACGCCCGGGCGGCACCTGCTCGTCGCGGCGCTCGACGTGGACCCGCGGGTGCCCGCGCACGAGCTGGTCGCCCCGCTGCGCGACGCGCTCACCGGCGAGCTGGGGCCGGTGGTGGTCGGCGCCGCGGGCAGCCAGGTGGTGGCGCTGTGCCAGGGCTGGAGCCGTCCACTGCCGCAGCGGGTGCGCGCCGCCCTCACCGCGGCGTACGACGCGCTGGGGCCCACGGCCGGCGGGGCCCGCGCGCTCGCGGTGGCGACCCCGGTCGCCGACCTGGCCGACGTGGGCGCGGCGGTGGCGCAGGCGAGGGAGGTCGTGCAGGTGGCCCGGCGCGTCGGCACCCGCGCCGGCGTGGTGCTGGCACGCGACCTCGGGGTGCCGCGGCTGCTGGCGGCCGGCTCCGACCCCGCCGCGACCGCCGCGTTCGTCGCCGAGCAGCTCGGGCCGCTGCTGGAGTACGACATCGCCGCCACCGCGGACCTGATGCGCACCCTCGACGCCTTCGTGGCCCACAGCGCGAGCAAGTCGCGCACCGCCGCGGCGCTCGGCATCCGCCGCCAGTCGCTCTACGCCCGCCTGGAGCGCATCGAGCGGCTGCTCGGGGTGTCCCTGGACGACGCCACCCAGCTGACCTGCCTGGCGGTGGCGCTCACCGCCTGGCGGATGCGCACCGGGCTGGACCCGCAGACCGCCTTCGGGTGA
- the radA gene encoding DNA repair protein RadA, with protein sequence MSKTGARASRPSYRCTECGWETGKWVGRCGECQAWGSVAEAAAPVVRAAAAPVTTAAVPIGQVSVTDSAFRTSGVPELDRVLGGGLVPGAAILLAGEPGVGKSTLLLEVAAQTARYRHRTLYVTGEESASQVRLRADRTGAVQDELYLAAETDLGAVLTHIEQVRPTLLVVDSVQTIGASGTEGVPGGVTQVKEVAAALVRVAKTRNITTVLVGHVTKDGSIAGPRVLEHLVDVVLHFEGDRNSRFRMVRAMKNRFGPVDEVGCFDLGPDGITAVTDPTGLFVENHHGRVPGTCVAVTMEGRRPMLAEVQALVTHSPLERPRRTTSGLDSSRVAMVLAVLQQHCGVRLHKMDVFASTVGGARLQEPASDLGVAVALASASLGQAVPHGVVAMGEIGLAGELRRLRDLPQRVAEAERLGFRVAVVPCEPGSGDPQVLRAGAPAPSDGIRVIEVPDVASALRVLRLSQLPGSATPPRSEH encoded by the coding sequence ATGTCGAAGACCGGTGCCCGTGCCTCCCGCCCGAGCTATCGCTGCACCGAGTGCGGCTGGGAGACCGGCAAGTGGGTGGGCCGCTGCGGGGAGTGCCAGGCCTGGGGATCGGTCGCCGAGGCCGCCGCGCCCGTCGTGCGCGCCGCCGCGGCGCCGGTGACCACCGCCGCGGTCCCGATCGGGCAGGTGTCGGTCACCGACTCCGCCTTCCGCACCAGCGGCGTCCCCGAGCTCGACCGGGTGCTCGGCGGCGGCCTGGTCCCGGGCGCCGCGATCCTGCTGGCCGGCGAGCCCGGCGTCGGCAAGAGCACGCTGCTGCTCGAGGTGGCCGCCCAGACCGCCCGCTACCGCCACCGCACGCTCTACGTCACCGGCGAGGAGTCCGCCTCGCAGGTGCGGCTGCGCGCCGACCGCACCGGTGCGGTGCAGGACGAGCTCTACCTCGCCGCCGAGACCGACCTGGGCGCCGTGCTGACCCACATCGAGCAGGTCCGCCCCACCCTCCTCGTCGTCGACTCGGTGCAGACCATCGGCGCCTCCGGCACCGAGGGCGTGCCCGGCGGGGTCACCCAGGTCAAGGAGGTCGCCGCCGCGCTGGTGCGGGTGGCCAAGACCCGCAACATCACCACCGTCCTGGTCGGCCACGTCACCAAGGACGGCTCGATCGCCGGGCCGCGCGTCCTCGAGCACCTCGTCGACGTCGTCCTGCACTTCGAGGGCGACCGCAACTCCCGCTTCCGCATGGTGCGGGCCATGAAGAACCGCTTCGGCCCGGTCGACGAGGTGGGCTGCTTCGACCTCGGGCCCGACGGCATCACCGCGGTCACCGACCCCACCGGCCTGTTCGTGGAGAACCACCACGGCCGGGTGCCCGGCACCTGCGTCGCGGTCACCATGGAGGGCCGGCGCCCGATGCTCGCCGAGGTGCAGGCGCTGGTCACCCACAGCCCGCTCGAGCGGCCCCGGCGCACCACCTCCGGGCTGGACTCCTCACGGGTGGCGATGGTGCTCGCCGTGCTCCAGCAGCACTGCGGGGTCCGGCTGCACAAGATGGATGTGTTCGCCTCGACCGTCGGCGGCGCGCGGCTGCAGGAGCCGGCCAGCGACCTCGGTGTCGCAGTGGCCCTCGCCTCCGCCTCGCTGGGCCAGGCGGTCCCCCACGGCGTGGTCGCGATGGGCGAGATCGGCCTGGCCGGCGAGCTGCGCCGGCTGCGCGACCTGCCGCAGCGGGTGGCCGAGGCCGAGCGGCTCGGGTTCCGGGTCGCGGTGGTGCCCTGCGAGCCCGGCAGCGGCGACCCGCAGGTGCTGCGCGCGGGCGCTCCGGCGCCCTCCGACGGCATCCGGGTGATCGAGGTCCCCGACGTCGCCTCGGCGCTGCGGGTGCTCCGGTTGAGCCAGCTGCCGGGCTCGGCCACGCCGCCGCGCTCTGAGCACTAG
- a CDS encoding VOC family protein: MRLDHLSFAAGPDGLRGTAQRIGELLGREFVDGGVHPRFGTRNMILPLAGNTYLEIVEALDHPASDKAPFGQAVKARSALGGGWLGWVVAVKDISVVEQRLGREAVAGNRHLPDGSELRWHQIGINGLIADPQVPYFIQWDDSTAPHPSTGADPAWALASLEIAGDPHRVSEWLGESVDAPLEDVKVEWVAPNGTPGVLAIQVQTPRGLVRI, from the coding sequence ATGCGCCTGGACCATCTCTCTTTCGCTGCTGGACCCGACGGACTGCGGGGCACTGCCCAGCGCATCGGGGAGCTCCTCGGACGTGAGTTCGTCGACGGCGGGGTGCACCCGCGCTTCGGCACTCGCAACATGATCCTGCCGCTGGCCGGCAACACCTACCTCGAGATCGTCGAGGCCCTCGACCACCCCGCCTCCGACAAGGCGCCGTTCGGCCAGGCGGTCAAGGCCCGCTCCGCGCTCGGCGGCGGGTGGCTCGGCTGGGTGGTCGCGGTCAAGGACATCTCCGTGGTCGAGCAGCGCCTGGGCCGTGAGGCCGTGGCCGGCAACCGCCACCTGCCCGACGGCAGCGAGCTGCGCTGGCACCAGATCGGCATCAACGGGCTGATCGCGGACCCCCAGGTCCCCTACTTCATCCAGTGGGACGACTCCACCGCCCCGCACCCGAGCACCGGCGCGGACCCCGCGTGGGCGCTCGCCTCGCTGGAGATCGCCGGCGACCCGCACCGGGTCAGCGAGTGGCTCGGCGAGAGCGTGGACGCACCGCTGGAGGACGTCAAGGTCGAATGGGTCGCCCCCAACGGCACCCCCGGCGTGCTGGCCATCCAGGTGCAGACCCCGCGCGGCCTGGTCCGGATCTGA
- a CDS encoding Ppx/GppA family phosphatase: protein MRLGVLDIGSNTGHLLVVDAHGGAAPLPASSYKQPLRLAEHLVTEGPPDAPRTVVSPVGTDALAGFTAEALQVAEDQGCEEILAFATSAVRDSANADAVLEEVRARTGVAIEVLSGEDEARLTFLAVRRWFGWSAGRLAVFDIGGGSLEIAGGADEAPEVAWSLPIGAARLARAHFADPTTGAPTAPVEEERLREVRRVVRAEIARAVATSKTFRSLARICGAAPSAEGPLVPRSLPLDALRPWIPKLAAMSLEELAELPGVSSSRAHQVLAGALVAEACMDLFGLTALEICPWALREGVILERLDQLSVLDEA, encoded by the coding sequence ATGCGCTTGGGCGTCCTCGACATCGGCTCCAACACCGGACACCTCCTGGTCGTCGACGCGCACGGGGGCGCGGCCCCGCTGCCCGCCTCCTCCTACAAGCAGCCGCTGCGCCTGGCCGAGCACCTCGTGACCGAGGGCCCGCCCGACGCCCCCCGCACCGTGGTCTCGCCCGTCGGCACCGACGCGCTGGCCGGCTTCACCGCCGAGGCCCTGCAGGTGGCCGAGGACCAGGGCTGTGAGGAGATCCTGGCGTTCGCGACCTCCGCGGTGCGCGACTCCGCCAACGCCGACGCCGTGCTCGAGGAGGTCCGCGCCCGCACCGGCGTGGCGATCGAGGTGCTCTCCGGTGAGGACGAGGCCCGCCTGACCTTCCTCGCCGTACGCCGCTGGTTCGGGTGGTCGGCCGGCCGGCTGGCGGTCTTCGACATCGGCGGCGGCTCGCTGGAGATCGCCGGCGGCGCCGACGAGGCCCCCGAGGTCGCCTGGTCGCTGCCGATCGGCGCGGCCCGGCTGGCGCGCGCCCACTTCGCCGACCCGACGACCGGGGCGCCCACCGCGCCGGTGGAGGAGGAGCGGCTGCGCGAGGTCCGCAGGGTGGTGCGTGCCGAGATCGCCCGCGCCGTCGCGACCTCCAAGACGTTCCGCTCGCTGGCCCGCATCTGCGGCGCCGCGCCGTCCGCGGAGGGCCCGCTGGTGCCGCGCTCGCTCCCGCTGGACGCGCTGCGACCGTGGATCCCCAAGCTGGCCGCGATGAGCCTCGAGGAGCTCGCCGAGCTGCCCGGGGTCTCCTCGAGCCGCGCCCACCAGGTGCTGGCCGGGGCGCTGGTCGCCGAGGCGTGCATGGACCTGTTCGGGCTGACCGCGCTGGAGATCTGCCCGTGGGCGCTGCGCGAGGGCGTGATCCTCGAGCGCCTCGACCAGCTGAGCGTGCTGGACGAGGCGTGA
- a CDS encoding A/G-specific adenine glycosylase — protein sequence MTPVSALHEPLLRWYDEHARDLPWRSPAATPWSVMVSEFMLQQTPVARVLPVHALWLERWPTPADLAAESTGEAVRAWGRLGYPRRALRLHAAACALVERFGGEVPPDYDDLRSLPGIGDYTAAAIATFAFGRRHVVLDTNVRRVLARTVRGVALPAPAVTRAERDVAAELLPADVADAATWSIATMELGALVCTAARPRCEACPVADLCAWRAAGHPAYDGPQRATQAWAGTDRQCRGRLLAVLRDSDGPVHRSSLDQVWSEATQRERCLAGLVEDGLVARLSADTYALP from the coding sequence ATGACCCCGGTGAGCGCCCTCCACGAGCCCCTCCTGCGGTGGTACGACGAGCACGCCCGCGACCTGCCGTGGCGCTCCCCCGCCGCCACCCCGTGGTCGGTGATGGTCTCGGAGTTCATGCTCCAGCAGACCCCGGTGGCCCGGGTGCTGCCGGTGCACGCGCTGTGGCTGGAGCGCTGGCCCACGCCCGCCGACCTGGCCGCGGAGAGCACCGGCGAGGCGGTCCGGGCCTGGGGCCGGCTCGGCTACCCCCGCCGCGCGCTGCGCCTGCACGCCGCGGCGTGCGCGCTCGTGGAGCGCTTCGGCGGCGAGGTGCCGCCCGACTACGACGACCTGCGCTCGCTGCCCGGGATCGGTGACTACACCGCGGCCGCCATCGCGACCTTCGCCTTCGGGCGTCGCCACGTCGTGCTGGACACCAACGTGCGCCGGGTCCTCGCCCGCACCGTGCGGGGCGTGGCGCTGCCGGCCCCCGCGGTGACCCGGGCCGAGCGCGACGTGGCCGCCGAGCTGCTGCCGGCCGACGTGGCCGACGCCGCGACCTGGTCGATCGCGACGATGGAGCTCGGCGCCCTGGTCTGCACCGCCGCGCGCCCGCGTTGCGAGGCCTGCCCGGTGGCCGACCTGTGCGCCTGGCGCGCCGCCGGGCACCCGGCGTACGACGGGCCGCAGCGCGCCACGCAGGCCTGGGCCGGCACCGACCGGCAGTGCCGGGGCCGACTGCTGGCGGTGCTGCGCGACAGCGACGGCCCGGTGCACCGCAGCTCCTTGGACCAGGTCTGGAGCGAGGCGACCCAGCGCGAGCGCTGCCTGGCCGGGCTGGTCGAGGACGGGTTGGTCGCCCGGCTCTCCGCGGACACCTACGCGCTGCCCTGA
- a CDS encoding ATP-dependent Clp protease ATP-binding subunit produces the protein MFERFTDRARRVVVLAQEEARMLSHNYIGTEHILLGLIHEGEGVAAKALESLDISLEAVRAQVEEIIGQGQQAPSGHIPFTPRAKKVLELSLREALQLGHSYIGTEHILLGLIREGEGVAAQVLQKLGADLNRVRQQVIQLLSGFQGKESAQSAAAATGAAGDTPSSSLVLDQFGRNLTQDAREGKLDPVIGREQEIERVMQILSRRTKNNPVLIGEPGVGKTTIVEGLAQDIVKGNVPETLKDKQIYTLDLGALVAGSRYRGDFEERLKKVLKEIRTRGDIVLFIDEIHTLVGAGAAEGAIDAASILKPMLARGELQTIGATTLDEYRKYLEKDAALERRFQPIQVAEPSIAHTIEMLKGLRDRYEAHHRVTITDEALVSAATLADRYISDRFLPDKAIDLIDEAGSRLRIRRMTAPADLREYDDKIAEVRQRKEAAIDGQDFEAAARLRDEEKQLILAKSDREKQWRAGDMDEVAEVDEELIAEVLAVATGIPIVKLSEEESTRLLKMEDELHKRVIGQDEAVKALSRAIRRTRAGLKDPKRPGGSFIFAGPSGVGKTWLSKTLAEFLFGDEDSLIQLDMSEFGEKHTISRLFGSPPGYVGYEEGGQLTEKVRRKPFSVVLFDEVEKAHPDIFNSLLQILEEGRLTDSQGRVVDFKNTVIIMTTNLGTRDINKSVNLGFQQSGDVAGSYERMKAKVADELKQHFRPEFLNRVDEIVVFPPLSRAQIVQMVDNMIASVELRLRDRDMQLELTQAAKDLLAARGFDPVLGARPLRRTVQREIEDALAEKMLFGEVGPGMIVLVDVEGEGPTATFTFDGQKVNALPDMPPLETAALGEGTIEGPDDSEGPVDVPKSTDND, from the coding sequence ATGTTCGAGCGGTTCACCGACCGAGCCCGACGAGTTGTCGTGCTGGCCCAGGAAGAGGCCCGCATGCTCTCCCACAACTACATCGGCACCGAGCACATCCTGCTCGGGCTGATCCACGAGGGCGAGGGCGTCGCTGCGAAGGCGCTCGAGAGCCTCGACATCTCCTTGGAGGCCGTCCGCGCCCAGGTCGAGGAGATCATCGGCCAGGGCCAGCAGGCCCCGAGCGGTCACATTCCCTTCACCCCGCGCGCCAAGAAGGTCCTCGAGCTGTCGCTGCGCGAGGCCCTGCAGCTCGGCCACAGCTACATCGGCACCGAGCACATCCTGCTCGGTCTGATCCGCGAGGGCGAGGGCGTCGCCGCCCAGGTCCTGCAGAAGCTCGGCGCCGACCTCAACCGGGTGCGCCAGCAGGTCATCCAGCTGCTCTCCGGCTTCCAGGGCAAGGAGTCCGCGCAGTCCGCGGCCGCCGCGACCGGTGCCGCCGGCGACACGCCCTCCTCCTCCCTGGTGCTCGACCAGTTCGGTCGCAACCTCACCCAGGACGCGCGCGAGGGCAAGCTCGACCCGGTGATCGGGCGCGAGCAGGAGATCGAGCGCGTGATGCAGATCCTGTCGCGGCGCACGAAGAACAACCCGGTCCTCATCGGAGAGCCCGGCGTCGGCAAGACCACCATCGTCGAGGGCCTGGCCCAGGACATCGTCAAGGGCAACGTGCCCGAGACGCTGAAGGACAAGCAGATCTACACCCTCGACCTCGGCGCGCTCGTCGCCGGCTCCCGCTACCGCGGTGACTTCGAGGAGCGGCTGAAGAAGGTCCTCAAGGAGATCCGCACCCGCGGCGACATCGTGCTGTTCATCGACGAGATCCACACCCTCGTCGGCGCCGGCGCGGCCGAGGGCGCGATCGACGCCGCCAGCATCCTCAAGCCGATGCTGGCCCGTGGCGAGCTGCAGACCATCGGCGCGACCACCCTCGACGAGTACCGCAAGTACCTCGAGAAGGACGCCGCGCTGGAGCGCCGCTTCCAGCCGATCCAGGTGGCCGAGCCCTCCATCGCGCACACCATCGAGATGCTCAAGGGGCTGCGCGACCGCTACGAGGCGCACCACCGCGTCACCATCACCGACGAGGCCCTGGTCTCGGCGGCGACGCTGGCCGACCGCTACATCTCCGACCGGTTCCTCCCCGACAAGGCCATCGACCTCATCGACGAGGCCGGCTCGCGCCTGCGCATCCGCCGGATGACCGCGCCCGCCGACCTGCGCGAGTACGACGACAAGATCGCCGAGGTCCGCCAGCGCAAGGAGGCCGCGATCGACGGCCAGGACTTCGAGGCCGCCGCGCGCCTGCGCGACGAGGAGAAGCAGCTGATCCTCGCCAAGTCCGACCGCGAGAAGCAGTGGCGCGCCGGCGACATGGACGAGGTCGCGGAGGTCGACGAGGAGCTGATCGCCGAGGTCCTCGCGGTCGCCACCGGCATCCCGATCGTCAAGCTCTCCGAGGAGGAGTCGACCCGGCTGCTCAAGATGGAGGACGAGCTGCACAAGCGCGTCATCGGCCAGGACGAGGCCGTCAAGGCGCTCTCCCGGGCGATCCGGCGTACGCGTGCCGGCCTGAAGGACCCGAAGCGTCCCGGCGGGTCGTTCATCTTCGCCGGCCCCTCGGGCGTCGGCAAGACCTGGCTGTCCAAGACGCTCGCGGAGTTCCTCTTCGGCGACGAGGACTCGCTGATCCAGCTCGACATGAGCGAGTTCGGCGAGAAGCACACGATCTCGCGGCTCTTCGGCTCGCCCCCCGGCTACGTCGGCTACGAGGAGGGCGGCCAGCTCACCGAGAAGGTGCGCCGCAAGCCGTTCTCGGTCGTGCTCTTCGACGAGGTCGAGAAGGCCCACCCCGACATCTTCAACAGCCTGCTGCAGATCCTCGAGGAAGGTCGCCTGACCGACTCGCAGGGCCGGGTCGTGGACTTCAAGAACACCGTCATCATCATGACGACCAACCTCGGCACCCGCGACATCAACAAGTCGGTCAACCTCGGCTTCCAGCAGTCCGGTGACGTCGCCGGCTCCTACGAGCGGATGAAGGCGAAGGTCGCCGACGAGCTCAAGCAGCACTTCCGCCCGGAGTTCCTCAACCGCGTCGACGAGATCGTCGTGTTCCCGCCGCTCTCGCGTGCGCAGATCGTGCAGATGGTCGACAACATGATCGCCTCCGTCGAGCTGCGGCTGCGCGACCGCGACATGCAGCTCGAGCTCACCCAGGCGGCCAAGGACCTGCTCGCCGCGCGCGGGTTCGACCCGGTCCTCGGTGCGCGTCCGCTGCGCCGCACGGTGCAGCGCGAGATCGAGGACGCCCTCGCCGAGAAGATGCTCTTCGGCGAGGTCGGCCCCGGGATGATCGTGCTCGTCGACGTCGAGGGCGAGGGGCCGACGGCCACCTTCACCTTCGACGGGCAGAAGGTCAACGCCCTTCCCGACATGCCGCCGCTGGAGACCGCGGCGCTGGGTGAGGGCACGATCGAGGGCCCCGACGACAGCGAGGGTCCCGTCGACGTCCCGAAGTCCACCGACAACGACTGA
- the disA gene encoding DNA integrity scanning diadenylate cyclase DisA, which yields MATDRSDDARMRETLAAIAPGTPMRDGLERILRGRTGALIVLGIDKTVESISTGGFQLDVPFTATGLRELAKMDGGIIVDKDITRISKAAVHLMPDHTIPSEETGTRHRTADRVARQTGYPVISVSQSMQIIAAYVGDRRHVLEDSGQILSRANQALATLERYKLRLDEVSSTLSALEIEDLVTVRDVAVVAQRLEMVTRIAREIEDYVLELGSDGRLLALQLEELITGVDAERELVIRDYLPPGKRSKSAEELLSKIEALSATELVDPASTARVLGLGNGEHLDGAVAPRGYRLLAKVPRLPASVVDRLVDHFGTLQKLLSAGIDDLQAVEGVGELRARSVREGLSRLAESTILERYV from the coding sequence GTGGCCACCGATCGCTCGGACGATGCCCGGATGCGCGAGACACTCGCCGCCATCGCCCCGGGGACCCCGATGCGCGACGGTCTGGAGCGGATCCTCCGCGGCCGCACCGGCGCGCTCATCGTGCTCGGCATCGACAAGACCGTGGAGTCGATCTCGACCGGCGGGTTCCAGCTCGACGTCCCCTTCACCGCCACCGGGCTGCGCGAGCTGGCCAAGATGGACGGCGGCATCATCGTCGACAAGGACATCACCCGGATCAGCAAGGCAGCTGTCCACCTGATGCCCGACCACACGATCCCCTCCGAGGAGACCGGCACCCGGCACCGCACCGCGGACCGGGTGGCGCGCCAGACCGGCTACCCGGTCATCTCGGTCTCGCAGTCGATGCAGATCATCGCGGCGTACGTCGGCGATCGGCGCCACGTGCTGGAGGACTCCGGGCAGATCCTGTCGCGTGCCAACCAGGCGCTCGCGACCCTCGAGCGCTACAAGCTGCGCCTCGACGAGGTCTCCAGCACCCTCTCCGCACTCGAGATCGAGGACCTGGTGACCGTGCGCGACGTGGCGGTGGTCGCGCAGCGCCTGGAGATGGTGACCCGGATCGCGCGCGAGATCGAGGACTACGTGCTCGAGCTCGGCAGCGACGGCCGGCTCCTGGCGCTTCAGCTCGAGGAGCTCATCACCGGGGTCGACGCGGAGCGCGAGCTGGTCATCCGCGACTACCTGCCGCCGGGCAAGCGCAGCAAGAGCGCCGAGGAGCTGCTCTCCAAGATCGAGGCGCTCTCGGCCACCGAGCTGGTCGACCCCGCCTCCACCGCACGGGTGCTCGGACTCGGCAACGGTGAGCACCTCGACGGCGCGGTGGCCCCGCGCGGCTACCGCCTGCTGGCGAAGGTGCCGCGGCTGCCCGCCTCCGTCGTGGACCGCCTGGTCGACCACTTCGGCACCCTGCAGAAGCTGCTGTCCGCCGGCATCGACGACCTGCAGGCGGTCGAGGGCGTCGGCGAGCTGCGGGCGCGCAGCGTGCGCGAGGGCCTCTCCCGGCTCGCCGAGTCCACGATCCTCGAGCGCTACGTCTGA
- a CDS encoding sugar phosphate isomerase/epimerase family protein, with product MNRIGLSTSSVYPESSAHAFAYAARLGYDTVEVMVGIDALSQQTAAIQQLSEHHGVPVAAVHAPCLLFTQRVWGTEPWGKLERSAEMAHAVGAAVVIVHPAFRWQREYAAGFVDGIAALEESTGIAFAVENMYPWRASQKRGVEMYLPSRDPSDEPFAHATIDLSHAAIAGDDPVAMAERLGPRLRHVHLTDGTLSAKDEHLVPGRGTVGAAAFLQHLARTGFAGEVVVEINTRRCGSPEERARDLTESLEFARQHLGVAAP from the coding sequence GTGAACCGCATCGGCCTGTCGACCTCCTCGGTCTATCCCGAGTCCTCGGCGCACGCCTTCGCCTACGCCGCGCGGCTGGGCTACGACACCGTCGAGGTGATGGTGGGCATCGACGCGCTCTCCCAGCAGACCGCGGCGATCCAGCAGCTCTCCGAGCACCACGGCGTCCCGGTCGCCGCGGTGCACGCGCCCTGCCTGCTGTTCACCCAGCGGGTCTGGGGCACCGAGCCGTGGGGCAAGCTCGAGCGCTCCGCGGAGATGGCGCACGCCGTCGGCGCCGCGGTGGTCATCGTGCACCCGGCGTTCCGCTGGCAGCGGGAGTACGCCGCGGGGTTCGTCGACGGCATCGCCGCGCTCGAGGAGTCCACCGGCATCGCCTTCGCGGTGGAGAACATGTATCCGTGGCGGGCCTCGCAGAAGCGCGGGGTGGAGATGTACCTGCCCTCACGCGACCCCTCCGACGAGCCGTTCGCCCACGCGACCATCGACCTCTCCCACGCCGCGATCGCCGGGGACGACCCCGTCGCGATGGCCGAGCGGCTCGGGCCCCGGCTGCGCCACGTGCACCTCACCGACGGCACCCTGTCGGCCAAGGACGAGCACCTGGTCCCGGGTCGGGGCACCGTCGGGGCCGCGGCGTTCCTGCAGCACCTCGCCCGGACCGGCTTCGCCGGCGAGGTCGTCGTCGAGATCAACACCCGGCGCTGCGGCAGCCCCGAGGAGCGCGCCCGGGACCTGACCGAGTCCCTGGAGTTCGCCCGCCAGCACCTCGGCGTCGCCGCCCCCTGA